The following are encoded together in the Phragmites australis chromosome 19, lpPhrAust1.1, whole genome shotgun sequence genome:
- the LOC133899925 gene encoding TPD1 protein homolog 1A-like: MPQAKYTRTELMYMGNKAETTMRLLLLALLVLLLVQVQGARPAVDPKCAASSVEVEQTNTGEKAGYDPVFEVTVRNRCGCAVRGVSLRSEGFASSVAVDPRLFRREGRYYLVGDGRRIESAGTVRFRYAWDRAFRMAAAAVHDDCS; this comes from the exons ATGCCACAAGCAAAGTACACAAGAACTGAACTGATGTACATGGGTAACAAGGCAGAGACGACCATGAGGCTTCTTCTCCTTGCGCTTCTGGTTCTTCTCCTGGTGCAAGTTCAAG GGGCGAGGCCGGCGGTGGATCCCAAGTGCGCGGCGTCGAGCGTTGAGGTGGAGCAGACCAACACGGGCGAGAAGGCCGGGTACGACCCGGTGTTCGAGGTGACGGTGCGCAACCGGTGCGGGTGCGCGGTCCGCGGCGTGTCCCTCCGCTCCGAGGGCTTCGCGAGCTCCGTGGCCGTCGACCCGCGCCTGTTCCGGCGCGAGGGCCGCTACTACCTCGTCGGCGACGGCCGCCGGATCGAGAGCGCGGGGACCGTGCGGTTCCGGTACGCCTGGGACCGCGCGTTCCGGATGGCGGCCGCCGCCGTGCACGACGACTGCTCCTGA